Proteins from a genomic interval of Rubinisphaera italica:
- a CDS encoding cytochrome c: MVPIRSLAVNSQYALITLCGLLMVSPLHSSEPLKKTKESSGLRPLSENSSDEDVELRRSFMRAKLKASSDILEGLSNEDFLLIGSGAEKLYKMSTVEKWLYSDDEEYRQYTNEFQRDALGLVETAKEGKLDKSTLKWMELTMKCIECHRHIREN; this comes from the coding sequence ATGGTTCCAATACGCTCGCTGGCCGTTAACAGTCAATACGCATTGATCACACTTTGCGGACTGCTGATGGTATCTCCACTCCATTCCAGTGAACCTCTCAAGAAGACGAAAGAATCATCTGGTCTTCGTCCTTTGTCAGAAAACTCCTCAGATGAAGATGTAGAATTACGTCGAAGCTTCATGAGAGCTAAATTGAAAGCCTCGTCTGATATTTTAGAAGGACTCAGTAATGAGGATTTTCTTCTGATCGGCAGTGGAGCAGAGAAGTTATATAAAATGAGTACCGTCGAAAAATGGCTGTACTCAGATGATGAGGAATATCGCCAATATACGAATGAATTTCAACGCGACGCACTCGGGCTGGTGGAAACGGCCAAAGAAGGCAAACTCGATAAATCGACACTGAAATGGATGGAGTTGACAATGAAGTGTATTGAATGCCATCGCCATATTCGTGAAAACTAG
- a CDS encoding methyltransferase family protein translates to MKNWDWKIHMLVILQFGLSSVIVLSTPLPKLTIWNGLGMISGFILFLWSIAIMKLHNLSVGPDPHPNAKLVTTGPYRILLHPMYTGLLFLTGSTLNFEAPYWRLLMWFALVSVLNFKARYEEIFMQERFQEYEQFKKSRWRFLPYLY, encoded by the coding sequence ATGAAAAATTGGGATTGGAAAATTCATATGCTGGTCATATTGCAGTTTGGATTGTCCTCGGTAATTGTTTTGTCGACTCCGTTGCCAAAACTAACAATCTGGAATGGACTGGGCATGATTTCTGGTTTCATACTTTTCCTCTGGTCAATTGCGATCATGAAACTTCATAACCTTTCAGTTGGACCCGATCCTCATCCCAATGCCAAACTTGTCACAACGGGACCTTATCGAATATTACTGCATCCGATGTATACCGGTCTGTTATTCCTCACAGGGAGCACCTTAAATTTTGAAGCTCCTTACTGGAGGCTGCTTATGTGGTTTGCTCTTGTCAGTGTCTTGAATTTCAAAGCTCGTTATGAAGAAATATTCATGCAGGAACGATTTCAGGAATACGAACAATTCAAAAAATCCCGATGGAGATTCCTGCCCTATCTCTATTGA
- a CDS encoding response regulator transcription factor has protein sequence MMHKKKIAIIDDHPAVRDGLATRISLEKDLEVCGEAEDVADGLELIIRTQPHLAIVDISLKTGNGLDLIEKAKTENEFVRFLVWSMYEEDLYADRALRAGARGYINKQAATDNIIDAIRAVLDDKIYLSTEMSSVLLHRIVMGQSGLQSRPEEALSNRELQVYEQIGLGKTTLQIADAMNLSPSTIETYRARIKQKLDCHSMSELIRQASQWVLERT, from the coding sequence ATGATGCATAAAAAGAAAATTGCAATAATTGACGATCATCCTGCCGTTCGAGACGGCCTGGCGACACGGATCTCCCTGGAAAAGGATCTGGAGGTTTGCGGAGAGGCGGAGGATGTTGCAGATGGTCTGGAATTAATTATTCGGACTCAGCCTCATCTGGCCATTGTGGATATTTCATTGAAAACAGGAAACGGACTCGACCTCATTGAGAAAGCGAAAACGGAAAATGAGTTCGTTCGATTTCTCGTCTGGTCGATGTACGAGGAAGATCTATATGCAGATCGAGCCCTGCGTGCTGGTGCCCGGGGATACATTAATAAGCAGGCTGCGACCGATAATATTATTGATGCCATTCGAGCCGTGCTCGATGACAAGATCTATCTTTCAACAGAAATGTCATCCGTATTGCTACATCGTATCGTCATGGGGCAATCAGGATTGCAAAGTCGACCGGAAGAAGCTTTGTCGAATCGAGAACTTCAGGTTTATGAGCAAATCGGTTTGGGGAAAACGACTTTACAGATCGCTGATGCCATGAATTTGAGTCCCAGCACGATTGAAACGTATCGTGCACGGATTAAACAAAAGCTCGACTGTCATTCCATGTCCGAGTTGATTCGCCAGGCTTCTCAATGGGTTTTGGAACGAACTTGA
- a CDS encoding sensor histidine kinase, which yields MNNPADKNADSFSLLRRTFADDQPNVQWLLQSLDRSAFGILIIDPHLPGCPIIYANQSVIEMSGFGLEELLNHSPDSLWGNDQEQHGIKTLLWAIDNGRECRVVLRNYRKDGRLFWNEITLIPVRDQNLKIKCFIQILSDVSNYEKTRTEKEIVEDTLRSILNSAEDAIITINDRGIIQDLNLAAKAIFGYQPEELLGQNINILMPSPYHEEHDGYLRNFLETGITKVIGVGREVIAKRKNGSVFPAEIAINQVDHKRLFTGIVRDLTERKRSEELLRKEHDLNQKIISTSRSIILMLDPNKKILQFNSCFEQLTGRLLKDSKNKDFGELFIHATDHQHFQTSFTNAISGQSTRELCPILLTQTGERLIVEWETVPMTSRTGMVVALLCTGVNVTEQRRLEREVLEIATEEQRRIGQDLHDVVGQELTGMAMLAESLAVSLQGADAKQLQLAQKIARGTSEALRKVRLLSKGLNPVDIDAAGLMAALNSISSRIRENHKISCEFKCPSPVFLEDNIVANQLYRIAEEATTNAIKHAQATYIVIELLQTEENIILMIQDDGIGLQESEGSGLGLRIMRYRANRMGGGLSFEGSEFGGTLVKCIISAASMKDKNV from the coding sequence ATGAACAACCCCGCTGATAAGAACGCGGATTCTTTTTCTTTGTTGCGTCGTACTTTTGCTGATGATCAGCCGAATGTGCAATGGTTGCTGCAGAGTCTGGATCGATCCGCGTTCGGGATCCTGATTATTGATCCTCATTTACCAGGATGTCCGATTATCTATGCGAATCAGTCAGTTATTGAAATGTCCGGTTTTGGCTTAGAGGAGTTACTGAATCATTCTCCGGATTCACTTTGGGGCAATGATCAGGAACAGCACGGGATTAAAACTCTGCTCTGGGCGATTGATAATGGACGTGAATGTCGAGTGGTCTTACGTAATTATCGCAAAGATGGTCGGCTGTTCTGGAATGAGATTACCTTGATTCCTGTGCGGGATCAGAATCTGAAAATTAAATGTTTCATTCAGATTTTGAGTGATGTTTCTAATTATGAGAAAACAAGAACTGAGAAGGAAATCGTTGAGGATACGTTGAGGTCCATCCTTAATTCTGCAGAAGACGCGATCATTACGATTAACGATCGTGGAATCATTCAGGATTTGAACTTGGCGGCTAAAGCAATTTTTGGGTATCAGCCCGAGGAATTATTAGGACAAAATATCAATATCCTCATGCCTTCTCCCTATCACGAAGAACACGACGGATACCTGAGAAATTTTCTCGAAACCGGTATTACCAAGGTGATTGGAGTTGGGCGGGAAGTCATCGCCAAACGGAAAAATGGAAGCGTATTCCCAGCTGAAATTGCCATCAATCAGGTAGATCACAAACGTCTTTTCACAGGAATTGTCAGAGATTTAACAGAGAGAAAACGCAGCGAGGAACTCCTCAGAAAAGAGCATGATTTAAATCAGAAAATTATTTCAACAAGCCGAAGTATTATTCTCATGCTCGACCCAAATAAAAAAATCCTGCAATTCAACTCGTGCTTTGAGCAATTGACAGGACGTCTACTCAAAGATTCCAAGAATAAAGATTTTGGCGAACTGTTTATCCATGCAACTGATCATCAACATTTTCAAACTAGCTTCACCAATGCGATTTCCGGGCAGTCGACAAGGGAATTGTGTCCAATCTTGTTAACTCAGACAGGAGAACGATTGATTGTGGAGTGGGAAACGGTGCCAATGACATCCCGCACAGGGATGGTAGTTGCCTTGCTTTGTACCGGCGTTAATGTGACAGAGCAGAGGAGACTGGAAAGAGAAGTTCTTGAAATTGCCACAGAGGAACAGCGACGAATTGGTCAGGACCTTCACGACGTTGTCGGACAGGAATTAACAGGCATGGCGATGCTGGCAGAGAGCCTGGCGGTTTCACTTCAGGGAGCCGATGCGAAGCAATTGCAATTGGCACAAAAAATTGCACGTGGTACAAGCGAAGCTCTCAGAAAGGTTCGGCTATTAAGTAAAGGACTCAATCCGGTTGATATTGATGCCGCGGGTTTGATGGCTGCGTTAAATTCAATCTCTTCGAGAATAAGGGAAAATCACAAAATCAGTTGTGAATTCAAGTGCCCATCTCCTGTCTTTCTCGAAGACAATATCGTTGCTAATCAGTTGTACCGAATTGCTGAGGAAGCCACTACAAATGCTATTAAACATGCTCAGGCTACGTATATCGTGATTGAGCTTCTCCAGACTGAAGAGAATATCATTCTCATGATTCAAGATGATGGGATTGGACTGCAGGAAAGTGAGGGAAGCGGACTGGGGCTCAGGATTATGCGATACAGGGCAAATCGTATGGGAGGTGGGCTTAGTTTTGAGGGATCGGAATTTGGCGGTACACTGGTTAAGTGCATAATTTCCGCAGCATCAATGAAAGATAAGAATGTATAA
- a CDS encoding universal stress protein has translation MKFLLAHDGSEAALANEDFLINITDSNRAIAEIVSVIYPPHYGSFGYESMFIAAEMHESMRKEAALALENSTTKFNEANWQQSSHLVEGLPAQEIIANSKSLNADVIAVGSQRKSGFEKFLLGSVSSKIVRHAECTVMIHRGSTQPAGEKLRILLAYDGSDDSKKAVEFLKSYPWKSEIEVLIVRVIELVEAFNMDAIQHASAGWDDEVQASQQAIESVKVDLEATAASVETQLHQSQKVAEELLQTSDVWKPDLIVMGHQGHGAVAQYLLGSVAYRVAEHALCSVIIVR, from the coding sequence ATGAAATTCCTACTTGCTCACGATGGATCAGAGGCTGCTCTGGCGAATGAAGACTTTCTAATCAACATCACAGATTCAAACAGAGCGATCGCTGAAATCGTATCCGTCATTTATCCACCACATTATGGGAGTTTCGGTTACGAAAGCATGTTCATCGCCGCTGAAATGCATGAATCTATGCGGAAAGAGGCTGCTCTTGCTCTGGAGAATTCAACGACAAAGTTTAATGAAGCCAATTGGCAGCAGAGCTCTCACCTCGTTGAAGGGCTGCCTGCACAAGAAATTATTGCCAATTCAAAATCGTTAAACGCGGATGTGATTGCCGTCGGTTCGCAGCGTAAATCTGGCTTTGAAAAATTTCTACTGGGTAGTGTGTCCTCCAAAATTGTCAGGCATGCCGAATGTACGGTTATGATACACCGTGGTTCTACTCAACCTGCAGGAGAAAAACTGCGGATCCTGCTTGCTTATGATGGTTCTGACGACTCGAAAAAGGCTGTTGAGTTCCTGAAAAGTTATCCCTGGAAAAGTGAGATCGAAGTGCTGATAGTTCGCGTCATCGAACTGGTCGAAGCCTTCAATATGGATGCGATTCAACATGCCTCGGCTGGCTGGGATGACGAAGTTCAAGCCAGTCAACAGGCGATAGAATCTGTCAAAGTCGATTTAGAAGCAACGGCCGCTTCCGTGGAGACGCAACTTCATCAAAGCCAGAAAGTCGCAGAAGAACTGCTCCAGACCAGTGACGTCTGGAAGCCGGATCTGATTGTGATGGGACATCAGGGGCACGGGGCCGTAGCACAGTATCTACTCGGAAGTGTCGCGTATCGCGTT
- a CDS encoding bifunctional aminoglycoside phosphotransferase/ATP-binding protein, producing MLNIHALLDADAFEHPVEDLQLIETHSAWVILTGEYAYKIKRPVDLGFLDFSSLEKRKFFCEQEIVLNSRLTQDLYIKVVPITRCVDHYKFEGRGETVEWAVKMHQFPQSALFSHLINAGELSETQVDALSQKIAAFHRETKQAQSQDDYGGFNSISQAAINNFEVFEPNSPYLQWDAKVVSLRQWTADSLKTSESVFKKRKRDGMVRECHGDLHLNNIIWRNHQVEIFDGIEFNPHLRWIDVINDLAFCLMDLEANDRPNLANRLLNNYLEHTGDYDGIQILRFYMVYRAMVRAKVNRIRLSQNHEDDVHSPSAQLCTKYLNLAAAFSQPFSPRLVIMHGLSASGKSSISQSLAEFSGAIRIRSDVERKRKSPDSYQNESAVRLYSQDHNNKTYTRLLELSQTILNSGHSVIVDATFLKEQYRVPFLNLVKDSKIPFAILSCTASEAELRRRLEKRSLQRNSISDADGRVLTQQIESQDPLSPEEEFYAYRIDTERIQGMTQVRQFWEIFSRANSKITCSDQQEQTHRF from the coding sequence ATGCTCAACATCCACGCTCTACTCGACGCTGATGCATTTGAGCACCCTGTTGAAGATCTGCAATTGATCGAAACCCATTCCGCCTGGGTCATCCTGACAGGAGAATACGCTTATAAAATCAAGCGACCAGTGGATCTGGGGTTTCTCGATTTTTCTTCGCTAGAGAAACGAAAATTCTTTTGCGAACAGGAAATTGTTCTCAATAGCCGTCTAACTCAAGATCTGTATATTAAAGTCGTCCCAATCACCAGATGCGTTGACCATTATAAGTTTGAGGGTCGTGGAGAAACGGTTGAATGGGCGGTGAAAATGCACCAGTTTCCGCAGTCCGCGTTATTCAGTCATTTGATCAACGCAGGAGAATTGTCCGAAACTCAAGTTGACGCACTCAGTCAGAAAATTGCAGCCTTTCACCGCGAAACCAAACAAGCCCAGAGCCAGGATGACTACGGCGGTTTTAATAGCATCTCCCAGGCAGCTATTAATAATTTTGAGGTATTTGAACCGAACTCTCCCTATTTACAGTGGGACGCGAAAGTTGTCTCACTTCGACAATGGACAGCTGACTCATTGAAGACATCCGAATCAGTCTTTAAGAAGCGAAAGAGGGACGGTATGGTTCGTGAATGTCATGGCGATCTCCATTTGAATAATATTATCTGGAGGAATCATCAGGTTGAAATCTTCGATGGAATTGAATTTAATCCCCATCTTCGCTGGATCGATGTGATCAATGACCTGGCTTTTTGCCTGATGGATCTTGAGGCGAATGATCGTCCCAATCTGGCAAATCGCCTCTTAAATAATTATCTGGAACACACCGGAGACTACGATGGCATTCAGATTCTCCGCTTTTACATGGTTTACCGCGCCATGGTTCGGGCCAAAGTCAACCGCATTCGACTATCGCAAAATCACGAGGATGATGTCCATTCTCCATCGGCTCAACTCTGCACGAAATACTTGAATCTCGCAGCTGCTTTCAGTCAGCCATTCTCTCCCAGATTGGTCATCATGCACGGATTGTCCGCCAGTGGTAAATCTTCCATTTCACAGTCACTGGCAGAATTCAGTGGTGCGATTCGCATACGTTCTGATGTCGAGAGGAAACGAAAGTCGCCTGACAGTTATCAAAATGAGTCTGCAGTCAGACTGTATTCGCAAGATCACAACAACAAAACTTACACACGGCTATTAGAATTATCCCAAACGATTCTAAACTCGGGTCATTCAGTCATTGTTGACGCGACCTTTCTTAAAGAACAATATCGAGTTCCCTTTTTGAATCTGGTGAAAGACAGCAAGATTCCATTTGCTATTCTATCCTGTACTGCCTCTGAGGCTGAGTTACGCCGCAGGCTAGAGAAACGCAGCCTGCAAAGGAATTCGATTTCTGATGCAGATGGAAGAGTGCTGACCCAGCAAATCGAATCTCAAGATCCTCTGAGTCCTGAAGAGGAATTCTATGCATACCGGATC